The following DNA comes from Oreochromis niloticus isolate F11D_XX linkage group LG23, O_niloticus_UMD_NMBU, whole genome shotgun sequence.
ttgaatgaaacgcttgattgttcgatgatcacgcttcagaagctttgcaattttaagactgctgcatccctctgcaagatatctcactatttttgacttttctgagcctgtcaagtccttcttttgacccattttgccaaaggaaaggaagttgcctaataattatgcacacctgatatagggtgttgatgtcattagaccacaccccttctcattacagagatgcacatcacctaatatgcttaattggtagtaggctttcgagcctatacagcttggagtaagacaacatgcatgaagaggatgatgtggacaaaatactcatttgcctaataattctgcactccctgtatatgtgTTCCAGTGACCGTGAGCAGTGGCAGCGAGAGCAGGCCCTTGGAGACTTCCGCTCTGGCAAATGTTCTGTCCTGGTGGCAACCTCTGTAGGTGCCCGTGGACTCGATATTCCAGATGTGCAGTTCGTGGTGAACTTTGACCTCCCAAACAGTATCGATGAATATGTCCATTGTATTGGTAGAACCGGCCGCTGTGGCAACACCGGGAGGGCAGTGTCCTTCTATGATCCAGGAGCTGACAGTGAGTTGGCTCGATCACTGGTCACAATCCTGTCCAAGGTGAGACGCTGCATTACAACTGCACAATAGCCACTGTGCATCACCACAAGTTGAGACCTGAGTGCTTTAAACGAGGTGTTTGGGATTGGCAGGCCCAGCAGGAGGTTCCCTCGTGGTTAGAGGAGTCTGCGTTCAGCGGCCATAGCCCCTCTGGCTTTAGCCCACCTAGGAAGCGTTTTGCCTCCACAGATTTGAGGAAGGTAACTGGTTAAAGTTGTGTTACACTGAATTCTCTGA
Coding sequences within:
- the LOC109197125 gene encoding ATP-dependent RNA helicase DDX4-like, producing MCSSDREQWQREQALGDFRSGKCSVLVATSVGARGLDIPDVQFVVNFDLPNSIDEYVHCIGRTGRCGNTGRAVSFYDPGADSELARSLVTILSKAQQEVPSWLEESAFSGHSPSGFSPPRKRFASTDLRKGPQGGFFQDGSVTSQLAAQTAADDEEWE